One Pelorhabdus rhamnosifermentans genomic region harbors:
- a CDS encoding dipeptide epimerase: MKIKEIRIGKVSIPLKKPFKTALRQVNSAEDVIIKIMTNTEAIGFGNAPPTAVITGDSQDSVIAAIRDTIGPKLIGMDVDNIETLMTTIDTAMLHNQSAKAALDIAIFDLFGQLHSLPLYKYFGGFRSSMTTDLTISVNTPEEMVTDAFEAIAAGYTDLKLKVGTDAALDIERVKAIRKAVGPNVNIRLDANQGWNPKEAVRTIRQFEDLGLNIELIEQPVKFYDFEGLKYVTDHVETNIMADESAFGPYEVFKLLSMRACDLINIKLMKAGGLHNAIKIAHFAETMGVECMMGCMLESKVGITAAASIAAGKRIVTKTDLDAAVLLAEDPITGGVSFSKNQIILPDTPGLGITHIEGWQEIK; the protein is encoded by the coding sequence GTGAAAATTAAAGAAATTCGCATTGGTAAAGTAAGTATTCCCTTAAAAAAGCCCTTTAAAACTGCACTCAGGCAGGTAAACTCGGCTGAGGACGTCATTATCAAAATCATGACAAATACAGAGGCCATCGGTTTTGGCAATGCCCCTCCGACAGCAGTTATTACAGGTGACAGTCAAGATTCCGTCATTGCAGCCATTCGTGATACTATTGGACCCAAACTCATTGGTATGGATGTTGACAATATCGAAACCTTGATGACAACAATCGATACGGCCATGCTGCATAACCAGTCAGCAAAAGCCGCTCTAGACATTGCTATCTTTGATTTATTTGGCCAACTCCACAGCCTTCCCCTGTATAAATACTTCGGCGGATTTCGCAGTTCCATGACAACGGATTTGACGATTAGCGTCAATACGCCTGAAGAAATGGTGACTGATGCTTTTGAGGCCATCGCCGCAGGTTATACGGATCTCAAACTCAAAGTGGGAACAGACGCTGCCCTTGATATTGAACGTGTCAAAGCCATTCGTAAAGCCGTAGGACCTAATGTGAACATTCGTTTGGATGCCAATCAAGGCTGGAATCCCAAAGAAGCCGTCCGTACCATTCGCCAATTTGAAGATCTTGGACTCAATATTGAGCTCATCGAACAACCGGTAAAATTTTACGATTTTGAAGGTCTCAAATATGTGACAGATCATGTCGAAACCAATATTATGGCTGATGAATCAGCTTTTGGACCTTATGAGGTATTTAAGCTGCTTTCTATGCGCGCTTGTGATCTCATTAACATTAAACTCATGAAAGCGGGCGGTCTACATAATGCCATCAAGATTGCCCATTTTGCCGAAACCATGGGTGTCGAATGTATGATGGGCTGTATGCTTGAAAGCAAGGTAGGTATTACAGCAGCAGCAAGTATTGCTGCAGGAAAGAGAATCGTCACCAAAACTGATTTAGATGCGGCTGTATTGCTTGCTGAAGATCCTATTACAGGTGGCGTAAGTTTCTCCAAGAATCAGATAATCCTTCCTGATACACCGGGACTCGGCATTACACATATCGAAGGTTGGCAGGAAATCAAATAA
- a CDS encoding DUF3100 domain-containing protein — protein sequence MNVLKNWKLHVLALILVVICEMIGTHKVTIGPGVLLFLPMLYAMIIGGFISWPKLKLVKLEHMNHASAVLSILTLLLVTKLGTVIGPSVGKLLSSGLALSVQELGHFLGTVIVGLPLAIFLGMGREAVGATFSIDREPNIAIIAEKYGLDSPEGRGVMSVYICGTVFGAVWVGLIAGCMAALQIFHPYALAMGAGVGSGSMMAAATGAITAVFPDHKNEILMYAGASNLLTTIIGIYFCLFISLPVTNYLYKVLTPIIGRRQEKGGATK from the coding sequence TTGAACGTATTGAAAAATTGGAAGCTACATGTATTGGCACTTATTTTAGTTGTAATTTGTGAAATGATTGGAACACATAAGGTAACAATTGGGCCGGGTGTATTGTTATTTTTGCCCATGCTTTATGCCATGATTATCGGAGGATTTATCAGTTGGCCCAAACTTAAACTAGTAAAACTGGAGCACATGAATCATGCGTCAGCAGTTTTGAGTATTCTAACACTGCTCTTAGTGACGAAACTGGGGACGGTTATTGGTCCTTCTGTAGGAAAACTCTTAAGTTCGGGGTTAGCTCTTTCGGTGCAGGAACTCGGCCATTTTTTGGGTACCGTTATCGTAGGTTTGCCGCTAGCTATTTTTCTCGGGATGGGGCGCGAGGCAGTCGGGGCAACGTTCTCGATTGACCGCGAACCTAATATTGCTATTATTGCTGAAAAATATGGATTGGATTCGCCTGAAGGCCGTGGCGTTATGTCCGTTTATATTTGTGGTACTGTGTTTGGCGCCGTATGGGTCGGCTTAATTGCTGGCTGTATGGCAGCGCTGCAAATTTTTCACCCTTATGCTTTAGCCATGGGGGCTGGTGTTGGTTCAGGGAGTATGATGGCGGCTGCTACAGGTGCTATTACCGCAGTTTTCCCTGATCATAAAAATGAAATTTTGATGTATGCTGGGGCAAGTAATCTACTTACGACGATCATTGGCATTTATTTCTGTCTATTTATTTCACTTCCTGTGACGAATTATTTGTATAAAGTGCTGACTCCGATTATTGGTCGGCGACAAGAAAAGGGGGGTGCTACAAAATGA
- a CDS encoding serine hydrolase, which produces MKQGFIKNKVTLSIMVFCSVLCLYSFALPSAVSAAPISEQWLSDQVKNLPTQKTTEHAIYVKPLGVGQDNQAVVLNSHKMASASLIKIPIMIEAYNQKNQGLLDFNEKITIRHANTVEGGSIYNLPDGTTLTIGQIVELMIVQSDNTAANILIDKLSMKKINAMIDSLGCKDTILQRKMMDFEAAKQGRQNYTSVTDIANLLEKLYKLQCLDPASDQAMLDTLARQEDNTAIPAQLPHHITIAHKTGELDGMNYDCAIVYGQSHDYILCIMAENVKDEPHAFYDMSAISLAIYDQIGR; this is translated from the coding sequence ATGAAACAAGGATTCATCAAAAACAAGGTCACGCTGTCTATTATGGTTTTCTGTAGTGTGCTTTGTCTCTATTCCTTCGCTCTACCTAGTGCAGTAAGTGCCGCACCCATTTCAGAACAATGGTTAAGTGACCAGGTAAAAAATTTACCCACACAAAAAACTACTGAGCATGCCATTTATGTTAAGCCCTTAGGGGTGGGTCAGGACAATCAGGCTGTCGTACTCAATTCGCATAAAATGGCATCGGCAAGTTTAATTAAAATTCCCATTATGATTGAGGCTTACAATCAAAAAAATCAAGGCTTACTCGATTTTAATGAAAAAATAACCATCAGACATGCGAATACCGTAGAAGGGGGTTCCATCTATAATTTACCGGACGGAACGACACTCACGATTGGACAAATTGTCGAACTCATGATTGTCCAAAGCGATAATACAGCCGCAAATATTCTAATTGATAAACTAAGCATGAAAAAAATCAATGCCATGATTGACAGCCTGGGCTGCAAGGACACGATATTGCAGAGAAAAATGATGGATTTTGAAGCAGCCAAACAAGGACGTCAAAACTACACCTCTGTAACAGACATTGCTAACTTGTTAGAAAAATTATATAAACTGCAGTGTCTGGATCCAGCAAGTGACCAAGCAATGCTTGATACCTTAGCTCGCCAAGAAGACAATACAGCCATTCCCGCCCAATTGCCTCATCATATTACGATTGCTCACAAAACAGGCGAATTAGATGGTATGAATTACGATTGCGCCATTGTATATGGTCAAAGTCATGACTATATTCTCTGCATCATGGCTGAAAATGTAAAAGACGAGCCTCATGCCTTTTATGACATGTCCGCTATTTCGCTAGCCATTTATGACCAGATTGGTCGCTAA
- the ald gene encoding alanine dehydrogenase, translating into MIVGTVKEIKDHEFRVGLTPAGCHALVGAGHTVVVEKGAGEGSGFSDDSYVAAGAKLGLRKEVFDQSDMIVKVKEPLKAEYDLFHQGQILFTYLHLAPEPELTAALLNKQVIGIAYETIRDAKNTLPLLSPMSRVAGRMAVQIGAQYLEKQYGGKGIVLGGVPGTESAQVVILGGGTVGLNAAKMAVGLGARVAVLDMDPERLAYLDDIFGGRVETIVSNPYVLAQWVKKADLFVSCILIPGAMTPKLVTEAMVKTMEPGSVIIDVAIDQGGAVETIDRVTTHSDPVYVKYGVVHYAVANIPGAASRTSTIALTNSTLPYALSIANKGWKQALTEDPGLAKGLNTAFGKVTFKAVADALDLSFTSVDEILRDY; encoded by the coding sequence ATGATTGTAGGTACAGTAAAAGAAATTAAAGATCATGAATTTCGAGTTGGATTGACGCCTGCCGGATGTCATGCTTTAGTAGGAGCTGGACATACGGTAGTTGTTGAAAAAGGAGCTGGCGAGGGGAGCGGTTTTTCTGATGACAGCTATGTAGCAGCGGGTGCGAAGTTGGGGCTGCGAAAAGAAGTATTTGATCAGTCTGATATGATTGTCAAAGTGAAGGAGCCCTTAAAAGCAGAATACGATTTATTTCATCAAGGTCAAATTTTATTTACCTATCTTCATTTAGCGCCAGAGCCGGAATTGACGGCAGCTTTACTCAATAAACAAGTCATTGGTATTGCTTATGAGACGATTCGTGATGCGAAAAATACACTGCCCCTGTTATCCCCCATGAGTCGTGTAGCAGGGAGAATGGCGGTACAAATTGGTGCTCAGTATTTAGAGAAACAGTATGGTGGTAAAGGTATTGTCCTAGGAGGGGTTCCTGGTACGGAATCGGCACAGGTCGTTATTTTAGGCGGTGGGACGGTAGGACTGAATGCTGCGAAAATGGCAGTCGGGCTAGGAGCAAGAGTGGCTGTTCTTGATATGGACCCAGAAAGGCTGGCCTATTTGGATGATATTTTTGGTGGTCGAGTAGAAACGATTGTTTCGAATCCCTATGTGCTTGCACAGTGGGTTAAGAAGGCGGATTTATTTGTTAGTTGTATATTAATTCCTGGTGCTATGACGCCTAAATTGGTTACGGAAGCTATGGTGAAGACGATGGAACCGGGTTCTGTCATTATTGATGTAGCCATTGATCAAGGCGGGGCTGTTGAAACGATTGATCGAGTAACGACTCATTCTGATCCAGTTTATGTAAAGTATGGTGTAGTTCATTATGCGGTGGCGAATATTCCTGGAGCTGCCTCAAGGACTTCGACGATCGCATTGACTAATTCGACATTGCCTTATGCTTTAAGTATTGCTAATAAGGGATGGAAACAAGCCTTAACAGAAGATCCGGGGTTGGCGAAAGGGTTGAATACGGCGTTTGGGAAAGTGACTTTTAAGGCCGTCGCGGATGCACTTGATTTATCATTTACTTCTGTGGATGAAATTCTTCGTGATTATTGA
- a CDS encoding amidohydrolase, with protein sequence MSSLNKEILKQKVTAAILAHKDEIFSLAQSIVKEPEMGFKEHKTAAKIADVFTKHHISHATGQGITGIKALLPGRTHNRKIAVLGEMDAITCVDHPMADATTGAAHACGHHAQIAAMVAASIGLKESGVMEDLDGDVIPFAVPAEEYVEIEYRNRLRREGKIKYLGGKSELIQRGAFDDVDMAMMIHLATDGDSHRTVYIGGTSNGFLGKMIRFIGREAHAAGAPHEGINALNAAMVALMAVHAQRETFRDEDHVRFHPIITSGGDLVNVIPADVRIESYVRAKTIEAIMDANKKINRALKGGASAIGAEVEITDLPGFLPLANDNNLTELFKDNALTLLGPDSIIPLEHHAASTDMGDLSHIMPVVHPWIGGVSGNAHTRDFKVVDPEMAYLISAQCMAMTIIDLLADGATKAKQVLTSYQPKMTKEEYITFMDSIH encoded by the coding sequence ATGAGTTCATTGAACAAAGAAATTCTAAAACAAAAGGTAACTGCAGCCATTCTTGCCCATAAAGATGAAATCTTTTCACTGGCCCAATCCATTGTAAAAGAACCGGAAATGGGGTTTAAAGAACATAAAACAGCTGCCAAAATAGCCGATGTTTTTACAAAGCATCATATTTCACACGCCACTGGCCAAGGAATTACCGGCATAAAAGCGTTGTTACCAGGAAGAACACATAACCGCAAAATTGCTGTTTTAGGTGAAATGGATGCCATCACCTGCGTAGACCATCCCATGGCGGATGCGACAACTGGGGCAGCTCATGCTTGTGGTCATCATGCCCAAATTGCCGCCATGGTTGCTGCCAGTATTGGTCTCAAAGAATCGGGCGTCATGGAGGACTTAGACGGCGATGTCATTCCTTTTGCCGTACCTGCCGAAGAATACGTTGAAATTGAATATCGGAATCGCCTTCGTCGGGAAGGAAAAATTAAATACCTCGGCGGCAAATCCGAACTAATTCAGCGTGGTGCCTTTGATGATGTCGATATGGCCATGATGATCCATCTTGCTACAGACGGCGATTCTCATCGCACCGTCTATATTGGTGGAACAAGCAACGGATTTCTCGGCAAAATGATTCGCTTTATTGGCCGTGAGGCCCACGCTGCAGGGGCACCCCATGAAGGTATTAATGCTCTCAACGCAGCCATGGTTGCCCTCATGGCTGTTCATGCACAACGTGAAACTTTTCGGGACGAAGACCATGTACGCTTTCACCCCATCATCACCAGTGGCGGCGATCTCGTCAATGTCATTCCAGCTGATGTTCGCATCGAAAGCTATGTTCGCGCTAAAACCATCGAAGCCATTATGGATGCAAACAAAAAAATCAACCGGGCATTAAAAGGCGGCGCCTCCGCCATTGGCGCCGAAGTAGAAATTACAGATTTACCAGGTTTTCTACCTCTCGCCAATGATAATAACCTAACTGAACTCTTTAAAGACAATGCCCTTACACTCCTTGGACCCGATTCCATCATTCCCTTGGAGCACCATGCGGCAAGTACAGACATGGGAGACTTATCGCACATCATGCCTGTTGTTCATCCCTGGATTGGCGGCGTGAGTGGCAATGCGCACACACGGGACTTTAAAGTTGTTGACCCCGAAATGGCGTATCTCATTTCGGCACAATGTATGGCTATGACCATCATTGACCTTCTTGCTGATGGTGCCACAAAGGCAAAACAAGTCTTAACGTCCTATCAGCCGAAAATGACGAAAGAGGAGTATATCACTTTCATGGACTCCATTCACTAA
- a CDS encoding sigma 54-interacting transcriptional regulator encodes MNTSCFSLPNVDRIGLVDDISRLLVEAQINIVSMEVEPNTLYLEFETLPEDKEACIIERLKNIPCIVDVNAIQLMPHQQANEQLRAILASVSDGIMAIDDKKRITQYNPAAEKIVRLPYCQVIGHLLTEVFSQELPLMDSLINGITYDNREIILEKMGSHYLTSGRPIKDGLGRIIGAVAILKDIHDVRKLVDSFTGSYQQVFHQIIYQTKAMQRVVKTIQSIASGDSTVMIRGETGTGKELVARAIHAASIRSNEKFVPLNCAAIPEHLLESELFGYERGAFTGADKGGKIGLFEFAKGGTLFLDEISEMPLKLQAKILRVLQDGKMRKIGSAEEIQVNVRILAATNRDLEKMVAEGLFREDLYYRLNVIPLFIPPLRERREDIPLLVQEFSQRFSVRLHKTISTISETAMSKLIQYPWPGNIRELENVIERAVNLISSSTILTKHIYFDYEYAPKQIQSHVGSNKSSITEVADQAEYEVLKEGLRHYHTSRALGKALGLSHTSVLRKMKKYGLDFFTVE; translated from the coding sequence ATGAATACTAGCTGTTTTTCCCTTCCTAATGTGGATCGTATTGGGCTTGTTGATGATATATCGCGTTTGCTAGTAGAGGCTCAAATAAATATTGTATCGATGGAAGTCGAGCCAAACACATTATATCTGGAGTTTGAAACTTTGCCAGAAGACAAAGAAGCCTGTATTATAGAACGGTTAAAAAATATTCCTTGTATTGTGGATGTGAATGCAATTCAATTAATGCCCCATCAGCAAGCAAATGAACAATTAAGGGCTATTCTCGCGTCAGTCAGTGATGGCATTATGGCCATCGATGATAAGAAGCGAATTACTCAGTATAATCCAGCTGCTGAAAAAATTGTCCGGTTACCTTATTGTCAGGTGATCGGGCATTTGTTGACGGAAGTTTTTTCTCAAGAGCTTCCCTTGATGGATTCTCTAATTAATGGAATTACTTATGATAATCGGGAAATTATTTTAGAAAAAATGGGTAGCCATTATTTAACAAGCGGCCGTCCGATTAAGGACGGATTAGGGCGCATTATTGGGGCGGTAGCCATTCTCAAAGATATCCATGATGTGCGTAAACTAGTGGATTCATTTACTGGAAGTTATCAGCAGGTTTTTCATCAGATCATCTATCAGACCAAGGCTATGCAGAGAGTAGTAAAAACCATTCAATCTATCGCGTCAGGTGATTCTACCGTCATGATTCGGGGAGAAACAGGAACAGGAAAGGAATTGGTTGCGCGTGCTATCCATGCGGCTTCTATACGATCAAATGAAAAATTTGTTCCGCTCAATTGCGCTGCTATTCCTGAACATCTGCTTGAAAGCGAATTATTTGGATATGAGAGAGGCGCTTTTACTGGAGCTGATAAAGGCGGCAAAATAGGACTATTTGAATTTGCCAAAGGCGGGACGCTGTTTTTGGATGAAATCAGCGAAATGCCGCTTAAATTGCAGGCCAAAATTTTGCGCGTGTTACAAGATGGAAAAATGAGAAAAATAGGCAGTGCGGAAGAAATCCAAGTGAATGTAAGGATTTTAGCGGCAACAAATCGAGATTTAGAAAAAATGGTTGCTGAAGGTTTGTTTCGCGAAGATTTGTATTATCGGCTGAATGTCATTCCACTGTTTATTCCGCCGCTACGGGAGCGTCGGGAAGATATTCCCTTGCTTGTTCAGGAATTTTCGCAGCGATTTTCGGTAAGATTGCATAAAACAATCAGTACGATTAGTGAAACAGCGATGTCTAAGTTAATACAATATCCATGGCCTGGTAATATTCGAGAATTGGAAAATGTGATTGAACGTGCTGTTAATTTAATTTCCAGTTCGACTATTTTGACGAAACATATTTATTTTGATTATGAATATGCACCTAAACAGATACAATCTCATGTAGGATCGAATAAAAGCAGCATTACTGAAGTTGCTGATCAAGCGGAATATGAGGTATTAAAGGAAGGGCTTCGCCATTATCATACCTCGCGGGCTTTAGGCAAGGCGTTAGGTCTTTCACACACATCCGTTTTGAGAAAAATGAAAAAATATGGCTTGGATTTTTTTACCGTGGAATAG
- a CDS encoding M20/M25/M40 family metallo-hydrolase, with protein sequence MTKDVNTKRLVQQFIAFAKIASPSRQEGLFASYLTKELASLGFQTETDWAGKTINGNTGNLIATLPATGPGDPFMFCCHMDTVKPCENIEPLVNNNIIHTDGTTILSGDDKGGIAAILEGIRQVQEQNIPHGLIQVVFTIGEEIGMYGSKNLDYNKIKAKKAFILDAEGPLGTIVIQGPAKDVITAIIHGKTAHAGLYPEQGISAIQVGAQAISKMKLLRIDAETTANLGTISGGEATNIVADKLEIVAEARSLSKEKLDAQSQHMKGCFENAAHDAGAKADVKIERSYAPFHLAPDTPVVLQAYAAMKRIGLEPKLASTNGGSDCNIFNAKGIAAVDLSIGMQDVHTKEESLHISDLETAARLIVAIIESN encoded by the coding sequence ATGACGAAAGATGTAAACACCAAGCGTCTAGTACAACAGTTTATCGCCTTTGCCAAAATTGCCAGTCCGTCCCGACAAGAAGGCCTTTTCGCCTCTTATTTGACGAAAGAATTAGCATCTCTTGGCTTTCAAACGGAAACCGATTGGGCTGGCAAAACCATTAACGGCAATACGGGAAATCTTATTGCCACCCTACCTGCTACAGGTCCGGGTGATCCTTTCATGTTCTGCTGCCATATGGATACAGTCAAGCCTTGCGAAAATATTGAACCACTCGTAAATAACAATATCATTCATACAGACGGCACGACGATTTTAAGTGGTGATGATAAAGGCGGTATCGCCGCCATTCTCGAAGGCATACGGCAGGTACAGGAACAAAACATTCCCCATGGATTAATTCAAGTTGTCTTCACGATTGGTGAAGAAATCGGAATGTATGGCTCCAAAAATCTGGATTATAACAAAATCAAAGCTAAAAAAGCATTTATTTTAGATGCCGAAGGGCCCTTGGGTACCATCGTAATTCAAGGTCCCGCCAAAGACGTGATTACAGCAATCATCCATGGCAAAACAGCTCATGCCGGGTTATATCCAGAACAGGGCATTAGTGCTATTCAAGTCGGTGCCCAGGCCATTTCAAAAATGAAGTTACTCCGTATTGACGCTGAAACGACAGCCAATTTAGGTACCATATCCGGTGGCGAGGCAACAAATATTGTCGCTGATAAATTAGAAATTGTAGCCGAAGCCCGCAGCCTTTCGAAAGAAAAATTGGACGCCCAGAGTCAACATATGAAAGGCTGCTTTGAAAACGCTGCCCATGACGCGGGTGCCAAAGCCGACGTAAAAATTGAACGAAGTTACGCCCCCTTTCATTTAGCGCCTGATACGCCCGTTGTATTACAAGCTTATGCAGCCATGAAAAGGATTGGCTTAGAACCCAAGTTAGCCTCTACAAACGGTGGCAGCGACTGCAATATTTTCAATGCCAAAGGTATTGCTGCTGTGGATCTTTCCATTGGCATGCAAGATGTCCATACGAAAGAAGAGAGTCTTCACATCTCTGATTTAGAAACAGCTGCCCGTTTGATCGTAGCCATAATAGAAAGCAACTAA
- a CDS encoding permease, with protein MGIAADFNIWWGLLGLLPLLIYVVLVFRDMDPLPVTVLCVLIGAILTHQSLISFADVMSKAMGSFLALVGLIIMLGRGLGEVMTEAKVSHTLVHRIIYGIGIDTENKAMLGMMLACLVVVGLLGTMAGGNAILAPIVLPIAAAAGLSRSTVGVLFQACGEEALILGPFTPPVVTLMGLTHTNYGEMLLKVALPIALVTLITTWIVVHRIQKATKNSNAYVVPENVEQFIPTTRQTQASILFVITFIIAVVYGIIAKAGTAYVIVVMLSLSLITGLAGGLSVDRISKLVVKGMAGNVGLFILFLFLEPFMNFVEQAGGFKALAIIFQPLVNLGGKPFVAIMGGLTGAFGLTGATVAVMKMLNDMFGTLVTQFGVSMAAWSVGLVVATRVANFVYPGSNMFSSMGFAESQDIKSMIKNGVTVAGAQIVFLIIYAYLFS; from the coding sequence ATGGGAATTGCTGCTGACTTTAATATCTGGTGGGGCCTACTCGGATTATTACCGCTTCTCATCTATGTCGTACTTGTATTTCGCGATATGGACCCCTTACCTGTCACTGTATTATGCGTTCTCATCGGCGCTATTCTCACCCATCAGAGCCTCATATCCTTTGCAGATGTCATGTCCAAAGCCATGGGATCTTTCTTGGCCTTAGTTGGCTTAATTATCATGCTAGGTCGTGGGCTGGGTGAGGTCATGACAGAAGCCAAAGTCAGTCACACTCTCGTCCATCGAATCATCTATGGAATTGGTATCGACACAGAAAATAAAGCCATGCTTGGCATGATGCTGGCTTGTCTCGTTGTTGTTGGATTGCTTGGTACTATGGCTGGCGGCAATGCCATTTTAGCCCCTATTGTACTACCTATCGCAGCTGCCGCAGGTTTGTCACGCAGCACTGTCGGCGTTTTATTCCAAGCTTGCGGTGAAGAAGCACTCATCTTAGGGCCTTTTACTCCCCCTGTCGTAACTCTCATGGGATTAACGCACACCAACTACGGTGAAATGCTGCTAAAAGTGGCTCTACCTATTGCACTTGTCACACTTATTACAACATGGATTGTTGTTCATCGCATTCAAAAAGCAACAAAAAATAGCAATGCCTATGTCGTACCGGAAAACGTCGAACAATTTATACCGACAACAAGACAAACTCAGGCAAGCATACTCTTTGTTATTACTTTCATCATTGCTGTCGTATACGGTATTATAGCAAAAGCAGGCACAGCCTATGTCATCGTCGTTATGCTTAGTTTGTCGCTTATTACGGGTCTTGCAGGCGGACTATCGGTTGATCGCATTTCAAAGCTCGTTGTCAAAGGCATGGCAGGTAATGTAGGATTATTTATCCTGTTCCTCTTTCTCGAACCCTTTATGAATTTTGTTGAACAAGCAGGCGGATTCAAAGCACTGGCTATTATTTTCCAACCATTAGTGAACCTTGGCGGAAAGCCCTTTGTAGCCATCATGGGGGGATTAACAGGTGCCTTCGGGCTAACTGGCGCCACCGTTGCCGTCATGAAAATGCTCAATGATATGTTTGGAACCCTAGTCACTCAATTTGGTGTATCCATGGCCGCTTGGTCCGTCGGTTTAGTTGTAGCAACGCGTGTAGCCAATTTTGTCTATCCTGGCTCCAATATGTTTAGTTCCATGGGTTTTGCTGAATCACAAGATATTAAATCCATGATAAAAAATGGCGTCACTGTAGCCGGAGCCCAAATTGTCTTTCTCATCATTTATGCTTATCTATTTTCCTAA
- a CDS encoding amino acid permease, which translates to MAKEKEFEEELRRGLKERHIQLIALGGAIGVGLFLGSATAIKTAGPGLIFSYIIAGIFILFMMRSLGELAVSYPVSGSFSAYANKFLGPLAGYITGWTYWFMWIVTCMAEITAVGVYIHFWLPDLPQWIPALLALVAMTVVNIVAVSAFGEFEFWFALIKVVTIVVMIVLGGLMICFGLGNGGVPIGITNLYSHGGLFPLGLKGIILSLVMVMFAYVGIELIGVTAGEAENPEKTIPAAINKVLWRILIFYVGALGVIMSIYPWNQLGTIGSPFVLTFNKLGITAAAGIINFVVLTAALSSCNSGIFSTGRMLYNLSLQNKAPKIFGKLSKRHIPFNGILVSFCFLFIGVVLNYLVPAQVFIYVTSVATTGAIWTWGIIVLAQLKFRASLTADEVTQLKYPAPFYPVSNWATLIFLVFVLIIMAFDADTRVALYVSPIWFGFLLVCYYAFGLHKSSDSSVSKDVS; encoded by the coding sequence GTGGCGAAAGAAAAGGAATTTGAAGAAGAGTTGCGGCGTGGTTTGAAAGAAAGACATATTCAGTTAATTGCTTTGGGTGGGGCCATTGGAGTAGGACTGTTTCTTGGGTCAGCAACAGCGATTAAAACGGCTGGTCCGGGATTAATATTTTCTTATATTATTGCGGGGATCTTTATTTTATTTATGATGCGATCTTTGGGAGAGTTGGCGGTATCGTATCCTGTTAGTGGCTCTTTTAGTGCCTATGCCAATAAGTTTCTTGGACCCTTGGCAGGATATATCACAGGTTGGACCTACTGGTTCATGTGGATTGTGACTTGTATGGCTGAGATTACGGCTGTGGGAGTTTATATTCATTTTTGGCTGCCTGATTTACCTCAGTGGATACCGGCACTTTTGGCACTTGTTGCGATGACTGTTGTGAATATTGTTGCTGTTTCAGCATTTGGTGAATTCGAATTTTGGTTTGCTCTAATAAAAGTGGTTACGATTGTTGTAATGATTGTTTTGGGTGGTTTGATGATCTGTTTTGGCTTGGGAAATGGTGGCGTCCCGATTGGAATTACTAATCTTTATAGTCATGGAGGACTTTTCCCGCTGGGACTGAAGGGGATCATCCTGTCTTTGGTTATGGTCATGTTTGCTTATGTGGGAATTGAACTTATTGGTGTTACAGCAGGTGAGGCAGAAAATCCGGAAAAGACCATTCCAGCTGCTATTAATAAGGTACTTTGGCGAATTTTGATTTTCTACGTGGGTGCACTTGGTGTGATTATGAGTATTTATCCATGGAATCAGTTGGGGACGATTGGCAGTCCCTTTGTTCTGACTTTTAATAAATTAGGTATTACTGCAGCGGCAGGCATTATTAATTTTGTCGTGCTGACAGCGGCTTTGTCTTCTTGTAATAGTGGGATTTTTAGTACAGGAAGGATGCTTTATAATTTGTCTTTGCAGAATAAAGCACCGAAAATATTTGGCAAACTGAGCAAGCGACATATCCCATTCAATGGTATTTTGGTTTCTTTTTGTTTCTTATTTATTGGTGTTGTCTTGAATTATTTGGTACCTGCTCAAGTATTTATCTATGTTACAAGTGTTGCTACAACAGGGGCTATTTGGACTTGGGGTATTATTGTTTTGGCGCAGCTGAAATTTAGAGCCAGTCTTACGGCTGATGAAGTAACTCAACTGAAATATCCTGCTCCATTTTATCCTGTGAGCAATTGGGCTACGTTGATTTTTCTAGTATTTGTATTGATTATTATGGCTTTCGATGCAGATACACGAGTTGCTTTATATGTGAGTCCCATTTGGTTTGGATTTTTGTTGGTATGTTATTATGCTTTTGGATTACACAAGTCTTCGGATTCTTCTGTGTCCAAGGATGTTTCCTGA